A genomic stretch from Corynebacterium faecale includes:
- the mraZ gene encoding division/cell wall cluster transcriptional repressor MraZ has translation MFLGTYTPKLDDKGRLTLPAKFREELAGGLMVTKGQDHSLAVFPKEEFAARARKAAAVSRTSPEARAFIRNLAASADEQRPDAQGRITLSAGHRSYAGLTKECVVIGSVDFLEIWDAQAWATYQEETEAAFSAAENEVLGGFL, from the coding sequence ATGTTCCTCGGCACCTATACCCCGAAGCTCGATGACAAGGGAAGGTTGACACTTCCCGCTAAGTTCCGTGAGGAGCTGGCGGGGGGCCTGATGGTGACAAAAGGTCAAGACCACAGTCTCGCGGTTTTTCCGAAGGAGGAGTTTGCAGCACGTGCCCGCAAGGCAGCTGCAGTCTCCCGGACAAGCCCAGAGGCACGTGCGTTCATCCGTAATCTTGCGGCCAGCGCGGATGAGCAACGACCGGATGCCCAGGGACGCATCACTCTCTCGGCCGGGCATCGCAGTTATGCGGGCCTGACCAAGGAATGCGTGGTCATTGGATCAGTGGACTTTCTGGAAATCTGGGACGCACAGGCTTGGGCCACGTACCAGGAGGAGACGGAAGCTGCGTTTTCTGCGGCCGAGAACGAGGTTCTCGGCGGGTTCCTGTAG
- a CDS encoding DUF3040 domain-containing protein yields MSLSEQEQRALREIEQALMADDPKFGKSVAGDNALVSGGLTLRGIALFVVGLVLLVAGVALSQQTLWFSALGVIGFLVMFGSGVWMLRGGGSNKIQISSRGDRVSSGSAGGSSLGDKMEENFRRRFEGK; encoded by the coding sequence ATGTCACTTTCAGAGCAGGAGCAAAGGGCGCTGCGCGAAATTGAGCAGGCCCTCATGGCGGATGATCCGAAATTTGGAAAGTCCGTAGCGGGTGATAATGCCTTGGTGAGTGGTGGATTGACTCTCCGGGGAATTGCACTCTTCGTTGTAGGTCTAGTTCTGCTTGTTGCCGGAGTTGCACTCAGTCAGCAGACACTATGGTTCTCGGCGCTTGGCGTCATTGGGTTCCTGGTGATGTTTGGTTCCGGCGTATGGATGCTTCGTGGAGGTGGGTCGAACAAGATCCAGATCTCATCACGTGGGGACCGGGTCTCATCCGGTTCTGCGGGCGGATCATCGCTGGGCGATAAGATGGAAGAGAATTTCCGTCGTCGTTTCGAAGGTAAGTAA
- a CDS encoding SAV_6107 family HEPN domain-containing protein — MGEIISATTRFSRMGGKSTEFLSKARVLLAEAARHRHEGDLVLALEFSYQAALRIAGAVFADSASASRKRLPKGAWERLRLVDDRAAAWADELSAFSRLRSRAASGLEVHLTVVTLDSFMSRVEDFLDEAEGGTRWLPAVA, encoded by the coding sequence ATGGGTGAGATCATTTCCGCGACAACGCGTTTCTCCCGCATGGGCGGGAAGTCAACGGAGTTCCTCTCGAAAGCGAGGGTGCTCCTGGCTGAAGCTGCACGTCATCGGCACGAGGGTGACCTCGTTCTGGCGTTGGAGTTTTCCTATCAGGCCGCTCTGCGCATAGCGGGTGCGGTCTTCGCCGATAGTGCATCAGCCTCCCGCAAGCGCCTGCCCAAGGGGGCATGGGAGCGATTGCGTCTGGTGGATGATCGGGCTGCGGCGTGGGCTGATGAACTTTCGGCCTTCTCCAGACTTCGGTCACGAGCGGCCAGTGGCCTGGAAGTGCACCTGACCGTGGTCACGCTGGATAGCTTCATGTCCAGGGTGGAAGACTTCCTGGATGAAGCGGAAGGCGGCACCAGGTGGCTGCCGGCCGTTGCTTAG
- a CDS encoding GNAT family N-acetyltransferase: MTLTIRRLNTPEFSVNAPVLVDIYLRAMGYDPTIRETRINVWRRNSMNLGFKAVCALLDDRVVGVAYGFRGDQDHWWQHQLRRGLRDQGGPTHQELEIIGDYFEVAEVHVLPGQQGHGIGRKMMGELLRDNHAKFAVLSTPEVEDELNHAFSLYRSLGFSDLLRRFRFDGDQREFAVLHASLPLREASASNSAHPHSQENS, encoded by the coding sequence GTGACCTTGACGATCCGCAGACTCAATACCCCTGAATTTTCAGTGAATGCTCCGGTACTCGTGGACATCTACCTCCGCGCCATGGGCTATGACCCCACCATCCGGGAGACCCGAATCAATGTCTGGCGTCGAAATTCCATGAACCTTGGCTTCAAGGCGGTATGCGCACTGCTCGATGACCGGGTCGTTGGAGTTGCCTACGGATTCCGGGGCGATCAGGACCACTGGTGGCAGCATCAACTGAGGCGCGGTTTAAGGGATCAGGGTGGGCCCACGCACCAGGAGTTGGAGATCATCGGCGACTATTTCGAGGTCGCTGAAGTCCATGTCCTGCCCGGACAGCAGGGCCATGGCATCGGCCGGAAGATGATGGGAGAACTCCTCAGGGATAATCACGCCAAATTCGCCGTTCTGTCCACCCCGGAGGTTGAGGATGAGCTCAACCACGCATTCAGTCTCTACCGGTCTTTGGGATTCAGCGATCTGTTACGCCGATTCCGCTTCGACGGAGACCAACGTGAGTTCGCGGTGCTCCACGCCAGCCTGCCGTTAAGAGAGGCCTCCGCGTCAAACTCCGCGCACCCCCACTCCCAGGAAAACTCCTAG
- the metF gene encoding methylenetetrahydrofolate reductase [NAD(P)H], with protein MSPTNISASSQWSISEVLQRPVPGRVPFSVEFMPPRDDAAEDRLYRAAEVFHDLGASFVSVTYGAGGSTRERTARVARRLSRQPLTTLVHLTLVDHTVDELKDILRGYAELGLTNLLALRGDPPGDPLGDWVTTEGGYAFALDLIEMIKNDPEFAHFDIGIASFPEGHHRAGSVENDTRFTLAKLRAGAEYSITQMFFDVEDFLRLRDRLVAADPVHGAKPLIPGLMPITSLRSVRRQVELSGSSIPAALEERLLRAANGDEEANRDEIRKVGIEVTSEMAERLIAEGVPDLHFMTLNFTRATQEVLHNLGMAPAWGAEHGHDAVR; from the coding sequence ATGTCCCCAACCAATATCTCAGCCTCGTCGCAATGGTCGATCAGTGAGGTACTCCAGCGTCCCGTTCCCGGAAGGGTGCCCTTCTCCGTGGAATTCATGCCTCCACGTGATGACGCTGCTGAGGACAGGCTGTACCGGGCTGCCGAGGTATTTCATGACCTCGGTGCATCATTTGTATCGGTTACCTACGGAGCAGGTGGTTCCACACGTGAGCGTACCGCCCGTGTTGCCCGTCGGCTGTCACGTCAGCCACTGACCACCCTCGTCCACCTCACCCTGGTGGACCACACCGTCGATGAGCTGAAAGACATTCTGCGTGGATACGCCGAACTCGGTCTGACCAATCTGTTGGCTTTACGCGGGGACCCCCCTGGGGACCCACTCGGGGACTGGGTGACCACTGAAGGGGGTTATGCTTTCGCCCTGGATCTGATCGAGATGATCAAGAACGATCCCGAGTTCGCACATTTTGATATCGGTATCGCCTCCTTCCCAGAGGGGCACCACCGTGCGGGGTCGGTGGAGAATGACACCAGGTTCACCCTGGCCAAGCTGCGCGCCGGGGCGGAATATTCCATCACACAGATGTTTTTCGATGTGGAGGACTTCCTGCGCCTGCGTGACCGTCTGGTCGCTGCTGATCCGGTCCACGGCGCCAAACCTCTGATTCCGGGTCTGATGCCCATCACGAGTTTGCGCTCGGTGCGCCGGCAGGTCGAACTATCGGGCTCATCCATCCCGGCGGCCCTGGAAGAGCGACTGCTCCGGGCTGCCAACGGTGATGAAGAGGCCAACCGCGACGAGATCCGCAAGGTGGGTATCGAGGTCACCTCAGAGATGGCGGAAAGACTCATTGCGGAAGGTGTTCCCGACCTGCACTTCATGACCCTGAATTTCACCCGGGCGACCCAGGAGGTACTGCATAACCTGGGGATGGCTCCCGCCTGGGGTGCCGAACATGGGCATGATGCCGTGCGTTAG
- a CDS encoding polyprenyl synthetase family protein: MSTVDAHNPDLDQIPVLVHERLTRFLDARAAEVAAIGTPVTEAVEYLRNFVLNGGKRIRPLYVWAGFVAAQGPDESAENIESVLDAAASLEFIQACALIHDDIIDSSDTRRGAPTVHRAVEQRHGETGLEGDAAHFGQSVAILAGDMALVWAEDMLQDSGLSAEALARTRDAWRGMRTEVIGGQLLDIFLEAQANESVDLADSVNRFKTAAYTIERPLHLGASIAGADDELITALRNYGRDIGIAFQLRDDLLGVFGDPAITGKPAGDDIREGKRTVLLSLALQQADISDPDASAVIRAGIGKVSDPVEISRIAGLIRETGAEDQVEQRITALTESGLAHLDLDSIPEGVRKQLRHLAIRATERRM, encoded by the coding sequence TTGAGCACAGTTGATGCCCATAATCCAGATCTCGATCAGATTCCGGTTCTCGTCCACGAACGGCTCACCCGATTCCTGGATGCGCGCGCAGCTGAGGTCGCCGCAATCGGAACCCCGGTGACTGAAGCCGTCGAGTATCTTCGAAATTTCGTGCTCAATGGTGGTAAACGCATCCGACCCCTGTATGTGTGGGCTGGTTTCGTCGCGGCGCAGGGCCCGGACGAAAGCGCGGAGAACATCGAATCAGTTCTGGATGCTGCCGCCAGCCTCGAATTCATTCAGGCCTGTGCTCTGATACATGATGACATCATCGATTCTTCTGATACCCGCCGAGGCGCACCCACAGTCCACCGCGCGGTGGAACAGCGGCATGGCGAAACCGGTCTCGAAGGCGATGCCGCCCACTTTGGTCAGTCCGTAGCCATTCTCGCGGGTGACATGGCTCTGGTCTGGGCTGAAGACATGCTGCAGGATTCCGGACTATCGGCCGAAGCTCTCGCCCGCACACGTGATGCGTGGCGGGGTATGCGCACCGAGGTCATCGGTGGGCAGCTCCTGGATATCTTCCTTGAAGCTCAGGCCAATGAGTCGGTGGATCTGGCTGACTCCGTCAACCGCTTTAAGACCGCCGCTTACACCATTGAACGTCCTCTGCATCTGGGTGCATCCATTGCCGGGGCAGACGATGAGCTGATCACCGCACTCCGTAACTATGGTCGCGATATCGGAATCGCCTTCCAGCTCCGTGATGATCTGTTGGGTGTGTTCGGTGACCCTGCGATCACCGGTAAGCCAGCTGGGGATGATATCCGTGAGGGCAAGCGGACTGTTCTCCTGTCGCTTGCTCTGCAGCAGGCAGATATCTCTGATCCCGATGCGTCGGCTGTCATCCGGGCAGGTATCGGCAAGGTGTCTGACCCGGTGGAGATTTCCAGGATTGCCGGGTTGATCCGTGAGACCGGCGCGGAGGATCAGGTGGAACAACGGATCACCGCTCTCACCGAATCGGGTCTAGCCCATCTGGACCTCGACAGCATTCCCGAGGGCGTCCGCAAGCAGTTGCGACACCTGGCGATCCGGGCAACAGAACGCAGGATGTAA
- a CDS encoding alpha-(1->6)-mannopyranosyltransferase A, which produces MTNTRLARTIANPVALSAVAAIALTLGSFGGGAIRYRGGVIDALGLGFLSYGHGQGISNVVLWVGTALLIGAWVVLGRLLFRNRVGHNERLPLVRRTLLATIIPLLFAAPMMSRDVYSYLMQGAMLRDGFDPYTEGAAANPGPMLLEVSHDWRNTTTPYGPLHLWIGEMVTTVVGDNVTAGIIAYKILSTVGFLAIAVSIPRIAAHFGADRATALWLGVANPVMIIHMIGGMHNESMMVGLVSVGLLLALKKRFATGVAIIAVAVSLKATAAIALPFVVWIGMHHMAGLLAARQHQDTAEAPAPSRGQYLVAFFANGTMGVFITGVVVSLVTWGSGASWGWISEISGNSKVINPLAMPSLIAGLISMVANVFTEDFDYNSVIAVMRDISMVLMLIGLVICWWVFRQNTRRAVMGTTAAYAVAFVFNSVTLPWYYASLITLVCTFSPPLWLIRFSAGASVFIALMFTGSGNHQLHNIPMVIIGFILAWISVLFIFERSPLKAAAPEPAPSTRG; this is translated from the coding sequence ATGACTAACACCAGACTCGCTCGAACCATTGCCAACCCGGTGGCGTTATCGGCTGTGGCCGCCATCGCCCTCACCCTGGGTTCCTTCGGCGGTGGAGCGATCCGCTACCGCGGTGGTGTCATTGATGCCCTGGGCCTGGGCTTTTTGTCCTATGGGCACGGCCAGGGAATCTCCAATGTCGTCCTCTGGGTGGGCACGGCACTGCTGATCGGGGCGTGGGTGGTCCTCGGCCGCCTCCTGTTCCGGAACCGCGTGGGCCATAATGAGCGTCTACCTCTGGTCAGACGGACCCTGTTGGCAACCATCATCCCGCTGCTGTTCGCCGCGCCGATGATGTCGCGTGATGTGTACTCGTATCTGATGCAGGGTGCGATGCTCCGCGATGGCTTTGATCCCTACACCGAGGGAGCGGCCGCCAACCCCGGACCGATGCTGCTGGAGGTGTCGCATGATTGGCGGAACACCACCACCCCGTACGGCCCGCTGCACCTGTGGATCGGTGAGATGGTCACCACCGTGGTGGGTGACAATGTCACCGCGGGCATTATTGCCTACAAGATCCTGTCCACCGTCGGCTTCCTGGCCATCGCGGTGAGCATTCCCAGGATCGCAGCACATTTCGGCGCGGACCGCGCCACCGCCCTTTGGCTGGGTGTGGCCAATCCGGTGATGATCATCCACATGATCGGCGGGATGCACAACGAATCGATGATGGTGGGTCTGGTCAGCGTGGGTCTGCTGCTGGCCTTGAAGAAGCGATTCGCCACGGGTGTGGCCATCATCGCGGTGGCGGTGTCACTCAAGGCGACCGCCGCAATAGCCCTGCCCTTCGTGGTCTGGATCGGCATGCATCACATGGCGGGGCTGTTGGCGGCGCGCCAGCATCAAGACACCGCGGAGGCCCCCGCGCCGTCCAGGGGACAGTATCTGGTGGCGTTCTTCGCTAATGGCACGATGGGTGTGTTCATCACGGGTGTTGTGGTCAGCCTCGTCACCTGGGGGTCAGGTGCTTCGTGGGGGTGGATCAGCGAGATCAGCGGCAACTCAAAGGTGATCAACCCTCTGGCCATGCCGTCCCTCATCGCTGGTTTGATATCCATGGTGGCCAACGTGTTCACTGAGGATTTTGATTACAACTCCGTGATCGCGGTGATGCGGGATATCTCCATGGTGCTGATGCTGATTGGTCTGGTGATCTGCTGGTGGGTGTTCCGGCAGAATACCCGGCGTGCTGTCATGGGCACCACGGCGGCTTATGCGGTGGCGTTCGTCTTCAACTCGGTCACCCTGCCGTGGTATTACGCCAGCTTGATCACACTGGTGTGCACATTCAGCCCGCCACTGTGGCTGATCAGGTTTTCAGCGGGAGCCTCGGTGTTCATCGCCCTGATGTTCACCGGCAGCGGCAACCATCAGCTGCATAACATCCCGATGGTGATCATCGGCTTCATCCTCGCCTGGATATCGGTGCTGTTCATCTTCGAACGCAGTCCGTTGAAGGCTGCTGCCCCGGAGCCTGCACCCAGCACCAGGGGTTGA
- a CDS encoding Rv2175c family DNA-binding protein has protein sequence MSSKYVSHDVLPADEPLLSLPEAAERLGVVVTKVMDLLNDHKIIAVQRDGVRYVPVAFFSTKKENTARFIPGVIALLSDGGYSDEEILAFLFTEDDTLPGRPIDALHGQLAREVMRRAQAMAV, from the coding sequence GTGAGTTCCAAATACGTATCCCATGATGTCCTGCCCGCTGACGAACCCCTGCTGAGCCTCCCTGAAGCTGCCGAACGCCTCGGCGTTGTGGTGACCAAGGTGATGGATCTGCTGAATGATCACAAGATCATCGCCGTTCAGCGTGACGGGGTCCGCTATGTCCCCGTGGCATTTTTCAGCACCAAGAAGGAAAACACCGCGCGGTTTATCCCCGGTGTGATCGCTTTGCTGTCCGATGGTGGCTATTCCGATGAAGAGATCCTGGCCTTCCTGTTCACCGAGGATGACACCCTTCCCGGACGTCCCATCGATGCTCTCCACGGCCAGTTGGCCCGTGAAGTCATGCGACGCGCCCAGGCCATGGCTGTCTGA
- the pknB gene encoding Stk1 family PASTA domain-containing Ser/Thr kinase, whose product MVNLKVGDVLEDRYRIETPIARGGMSTVYRCIDLRLGRSVAVKVMDEAYLDDAVFRQRFRREARSMAQLSHPNLVNVYDFSSSGDHAFIVMELITGGTLRELLAERGPMPPHAATGVMRGVLTGLAAAHHAEMVHRDIKPDNVLITHDHRVKLSDFGLVRAASAGQSRDDKIVGTVAYLSPEQVEGTEIGPASDVYSAGIVLFELLTGTTPFQGADDMDHAYARLTEVVPAPSSLIDGVPSLVDALVATATSLNPADRFDDATEFLTALEDVSQELSLPGFKVPAPVNSAANRAHAAVPDAQPTEMFTTHLPQLNSPDQTSVIPAHAEPNTNETSIMPAHPGPPGGVPIPVPSPAPPPARQPETSLDEQYHEAEETPDVVPVSNRSKVKLTVWIIIVTLLVSGVAVGAWWFGSGRYGEIPQVLGMDEVQAVAVVEDAGFIPVTDTRYDNEVPTGSIIGTDPSFGERLPRGEDVTVLVSQGRPVVPDLGEDRSVDTVRTALEEQTLVWVDAQGEYSDDIPEGQVVNTTPRPGTDLDIGSHVQVHLSRGPAPVMIPDVSGMDVDQATRVIENAGITVEGTEEAFNPETSRGRVFGTTPEISSEINRGDSVVLIVSNAIEIPDVLGMQEAEALEVLAEAGLGVSSTSVIPDETARSADTVVAVTPGAGGLVDPANPQVSLGLAGQIEVPSIIGRRIDDAREILEDAGLFLAADSDDEDNDRVLTQTPRARSVVEAGSEVEVRAF is encoded by the coding sequence ATGGTGAACTTGAAGGTCGGTGACGTTCTGGAAGATAGGTACCGCATTGAAACCCCTATTGCCAGGGGTGGAATGTCAACTGTGTACCGCTGCATTGACCTTCGGTTGGGGCGTTCCGTGGCTGTGAAGGTCATGGATGAGGCATACCTGGATGATGCCGTGTTCAGGCAGCGTTTCCGTAGGGAGGCGCGGTCAATGGCACAGCTGTCACACCCGAATCTGGTCAATGTGTACGATTTTTCCTCCTCGGGGGATCATGCATTCATCGTGATGGAACTCATCACCGGGGGCACACTGCGCGAACTGCTGGCCGAGCGGGGCCCGATGCCTCCACATGCCGCAACCGGTGTGATGCGCGGGGTGCTCACCGGCCTGGCCGCCGCGCACCACGCAGAAATGGTGCACCGGGATATCAAACCGGACAACGTGCTGATCACCCATGACCACCGGGTGAAGTTATCGGACTTCGGGCTGGTGCGCGCAGCGTCCGCCGGGCAATCCCGGGATGACAAGATCGTGGGCACCGTGGCCTATCTCTCCCCTGAGCAGGTTGAGGGAACTGAGATCGGCCCCGCCAGTGATGTCTACTCCGCCGGCATCGTCCTCTTCGAGTTACTGACCGGCACGACGCCCTTCCAGGGCGCCGACGACATGGACCACGCCTATGCCCGCCTCACCGAGGTGGTGCCGGCTCCCAGTTCGCTTATCGACGGTGTGCCGTCGCTGGTGGACGCGCTTGTTGCCACGGCAACGTCGCTGAACCCCGCGGACCGGTTTGATGATGCAACTGAGTTTCTCACGGCCCTGGAGGACGTGTCCCAGGAGCTGAGCCTGCCTGGCTTCAAGGTGCCCGCCCCGGTTAATTCCGCAGCGAACCGCGCCCACGCAGCCGTACCGGATGCGCAGCCCACGGAGATGTTCACCACGCATCTGCCACAGCTCAACAGCCCTGATCAGACCTCGGTGATCCCTGCGCATGCTGAACCCAACACCAATGAGACCTCCATCATGCCGGCGCATCCGGGCCCACCGGGCGGGGTACCCATCCCTGTTCCTTCCCCGGCACCACCGCCTGCACGACAACCCGAAACCTCACTCGACGAGCAGTACCACGAGGCAGAGGAGACCCCTGATGTCGTGCCGGTGAGCAACCGCTCAAAGGTCAAACTGACAGTGTGGATCATCATCGTCACGCTGCTGGTGTCGGGTGTCGCAGTCGGGGCCTGGTGGTTTGGTTCAGGTAGGTATGGAGAGATCCCACAGGTTCTGGGCATGGATGAGGTCCAGGCCGTGGCCGTCGTGGAGGACGCAGGATTCATCCCTGTGACCGACACCCGGTATGACAACGAGGTTCCCACCGGATCGATCATCGGAACCGACCCATCTTTTGGTGAGCGCCTTCCTCGCGGCGAGGACGTCACAGTCCTCGTCTCTCAGGGGCGCCCTGTAGTACCGGATCTCGGCGAGGACCGATCCGTGGACACTGTTCGTACAGCTCTGGAGGAACAGACATTGGTCTGGGTGGATGCCCAGGGTGAATACTCCGATGACATTCCGGAGGGGCAGGTGGTCAACACCACCCCACGTCCGGGGACTGACCTGGACATCGGATCCCATGTCCAGGTCCACCTGAGCCGAGGGCCAGCTCCCGTGATGATTCCTGATGTCTCCGGAATGGATGTGGATCAGGCAACGAGGGTCATCGAAAACGCAGGGATCACCGTGGAGGGAACGGAGGAAGCCTTCAATCCGGAGACCTCCCGTGGCCGGGTGTTCGGCACCACCCCGGAGATCTCCTCCGAGATCAACCGCGGGGATAGCGTGGTGTTGATTGTCTCCAATGCGATTGAGATCCCGGATGTGCTGGGTATGCAGGAAGCTGAGGCACTCGAGGTGTTGGCCGAGGCGGGGTTGGGGGTGTCGTCGACAAGCGTCATCCCTGATGAGACCGCACGGTCCGCGGACACCGTCGTGGCGGTCACGCCGGGCGCCGGAGGCCTGGTTGATCCGGCCAATCCCCAGGTCAGCCTGGGGTTGGCCGGTCAGATTGAGGTGCCGAGCATCATTGGTCGACGCATCGATGATGCCCGGGAGATCCTCGAAGATGCCGGATTATTCCTGGCTGCAGACTCAGACGATGAGGACAATGATCGTGTGCTCACCCAGACTCCCCGTGCGCGGTCGGTGGTTGAGGCTGGCAGCGAAGTAGAAGTGAGAGCCTTTTAA
- a CDS encoding glycosyltransferase 87 family protein: MTWKTDGVWPSVVSWILICVAVIGVSFDTDLRWRYLLDMHVYIQGAEHFWTGTDLYDTFFSTRNEGLPFTYPPFGALVFTPLWLLTELIGQTATERVFTAVSVFMLWLIARTLAKSAAKIGSRVQVPVVLAILMCSLPVLSTMDLGQINTVLMALVIADAGRLFTRIPLGVLTGIAAAIKLTPLVFGLYFLVLWVVRKKPGGLVGMGSAFFGATALAWLVHPQNSMVYWTETLLASDRIGQPWYAKNVSLRGELARFPGLTETTAGTALWGVGVVLVICLVAWAVHRVLRRADSPMHHLLAVTLVSLISLLCSPVSWHHHWVWLGPLAICLWFTGYRFLAGWAFFAQTFGAFHMFIRSDDRVEFDWTILEHVLGTHYLWFAAIVLIWLVVRPPARPLSPGKDSHPPGQAQAHR; the protein is encoded by the coding sequence GTGACATGGAAAACCGATGGGGTATGGCCATCGGTGGTGTCGTGGATCCTCATCTGCGTGGCGGTGATCGGGGTGTCCTTCGACACTGATCTGCGGTGGCGCTACCTGTTGGACATGCATGTCTATATTCAGGGAGCTGAACACTTCTGGACGGGAACGGATCTCTACGACACCTTCTTCAGCACCCGGAATGAGGGCCTGCCCTTCACCTATCCCCCGTTCGGCGCCCTGGTGTTCACCCCCTTGTGGCTGCTCACCGAACTGATCGGGCAGACCGCCACCGAGCGGGTGTTCACGGCGGTGTCGGTATTCATGCTCTGGTTGATCGCCCGGACCCTGGCCAAATCCGCAGCGAAGATCGGTAGCCGTGTGCAGGTACCGGTGGTGCTTGCCATCCTGATGTGCAGCCTCCCGGTGTTGAGCACCATGGACCTGGGGCAGATCAATACCGTTCTGATGGCGCTGGTGATCGCGGATGCCGGACGGTTGTTCACACGGATCCCACTCGGCGTGCTCACCGGCATCGCGGCCGCCATCAAACTGACACCGCTGGTCTTCGGCCTGTATTTCCTCGTGCTGTGGGTGGTGAGGAAGAAGCCCGGCGGGCTGGTCGGGATGGGGTCTGCTTTCTTCGGGGCGACCGCCCTCGCATGGCTGGTGCACCCACAGAATTCCATGGTGTACTGGACAGAAACACTGCTGGCGTCCGACCGCATCGGGCAACCCTGGTACGCCAAGAATGTCTCCCTGAGAGGAGAGTTGGCCAGGTTCCCGGGGTTGACCGAAACCACGGCGGGAACCGCGCTGTGGGGAGTCGGAGTGGTGCTGGTCATCTGCCTCGTGGCGTGGGCGGTCCACCGGGTGCTGCGAAGGGCGGATTCCCCCATGCATCACCTCCTGGCTGTCACCCTGGTGTCCTTGATTTCCCTGTTGTGCTCCCCGGTCAGCTGGCACCACCATTGGGTATGGCTGGGTCCCCTGGCCATCTGTCTCTGGTTCACCGGCTACCGGTTTCTTGCAGGGTGGGCTTTCTTCGCCCAGACCTTCGGTGCCTTCCACATGTTCATCCGCAGTGATGACCGGGTGGAATTTGACTGGACCATCCTGGAACATGTCCTGGGCACCCACTACCTGTGGTTCGCTGCGATCGTATTGATCTGGCTGGTGGTGAGGCCTCCAGCCAGGCCCTTGTCACCCGGGAAAGACTCTCACCCTCCGGGACAGGCTCAAGCTCATCGGTGA